From a region of the Desmodus rotundus isolate HL8 chromosome 7, HLdesRot8A.1, whole genome shotgun sequence genome:
- the RNASE6 gene encoding ribonuclease K6 yields MVVHLLVHFPLLLLLLGLRGPVYSLYALPKNLTKAHWFEIQHIRPSPLQCNKAMHDINNYTQHCKHQNTFLHNSFRNVAATCELSEIVCKNGRKNCHQSPKPVKMTNCNLTAGKYPDCRYKDAAQYKLFIIACDPPQKSDPPYHLVPVHLDKIV; encoded by the coding sequence ATGGTGGTACATCTCCTGGTGCACTTTCCTCTCCTCCTACTGTTGCTGGGACTACGGGGGCCGGTGTATTCACTTTATGCTTTGCCTAAGAATCTCACCAAGGCTCACTGGTTTGAAATTCAGCATATAAGGCCAAGCCCTCTCCAATGTAACAAGGCAATGCATGATATCAATAATTATACTCAGCACTGTAAGCATCAAAACACCTTTCTGCACAACTCCTTCCGGAATGTAGCAGCTACCTGTGAGTTGTCCGAGATTGTCTGCAAGAATGGCCGGAAAAATTGTCACCAGAGTCCAAAGCCTGTTAAAATGACTAATTGTAATCTTACTGCAGGGAAGTATCCTGACTGCCGCTACAAAGATGCTGCCCAGTACAAGTTGTTTATTATTGCCTGTGACCCTCCTCAGAAGAGTGACCCTCCCTATCATTTGGTTCCTGTACACTTAGATAAGATTGTTTAA